A stretch of Myxococcus hansupus DNA encodes these proteins:
- a CDS encoding uroporphyrinogen-III synthase, with the protein MVTRPRERAEELCFLLEDEGAEVLSVPLLELHPPEDPRPLASAAEHIHRYAWVVFASPSGVEALMEALREAGTQERMKRVKVATVGPRTTRAAEGYGLEVVAEPSEGTGEALFNLIKDALQPGDEVLLPAAEEGRRELEDGLREYGVFVSRVTAYRSTAASLTQEALAMLDASPPDVVLFASPRTAEAFLEEAGRERLATARVVAIGPTTASTLERLGVPAAAVAERPTPEALVDATVLAVTSTVH; encoded by the coding sequence TTGGTGACGCGCCCGCGTGAGCGGGCCGAGGAGCTGTGCTTCCTGCTGGAGGACGAGGGCGCGGAAGTGCTCAGCGTTCCCCTGCTGGAGCTTCATCCCCCAGAGGACCCGCGTCCGCTGGCGTCCGCGGCGGAGCACATCCATCGCTATGCCTGGGTGGTCTTCGCGAGCCCGTCGGGCGTGGAGGCGCTGATGGAGGCTCTTCGCGAGGCGGGCACCCAGGAACGGATGAAGCGGGTGAAGGTGGCCACGGTGGGGCCGCGCACGACGCGCGCCGCCGAGGGCTACGGCCTGGAGGTGGTGGCCGAGCCTTCCGAGGGCACGGGCGAGGCCCTGTTCAACCTCATCAAGGATGCCCTGCAACCGGGAGACGAAGTCCTGCTCCCCGCCGCCGAGGAAGGCCGGCGCGAGTTGGAGGACGGCTTGCGGGAGTACGGCGTGTTCGTATCCCGCGTGACGGCGTACCGGTCCACGGCCGCGTCGCTGACGCAGGAGGCGCTGGCGATGTTGGATGCGTCGCCTCCGGACGTGGTGCTCTTTGCGTCGCCGCGCACGGCCGAGGCCTTCCTGGAGGAGGCGGGGCGTGAGCGGCTGGCCACCGCGCGGGTGGTGGCCATTGGCCCGACGACGGCGTCCACGCTGGAGCGGCTCGGTGTCCCCGCCGCGGCGGTCGCAGAGCGGCCAACGCCCGAGGCCCTGGTAGATGCCACCGTGCTCGCGGTGACGAGCACCGTGCACTAG
- a CDS encoding GspE/PulE family protein has translation MVQPANGAGGTSPKSRGDFTTLFVLEALVAQGLLQPQQAQEVLSRESAARARVLKARGASGGKEAARYDVSPVEVVAAFQVPLANGRGLLDEDRVTEAAARAAGMAYRKIDPLKLDMALATRTVSRPYAQKHVLLPLERTPQGRLLVAVANPFDRELFESFHRLTGLPVEPVLSAKADILKSISDIYGFKTTLARAADDFTAAGGTQVANFEQLVSLSGTQELEASDRPVVQAVDYLLRYAFDNRASDIHIEPKRATSVVRLRIDGVLHPVHTLPAPVHAPIVSRVKMLARIDISERRKPQDGRIKTEREGREVELRVSTLPTAFGEKVVIRIFDPETLVQDIAQLGFDEDEKSAFESWIDQPHGLILVTGPTGSGKTTTLYSALKALAGPDVNVTTIEDPIEMVWDAFNQVQVQPKVGLDFAGALRHILRQDPDVIMVGEIRDPETAENAIQSALTGHLVLSTLHTNDALGAVARMRDLGVPSFLLAQSLLGVMAQRLLRRVCSHCAQETSLTPDELLALNAPLPLLPGGVRLLKGSGCVRCRGTGFVGRTGVFEIVSAAGELRDLIAREAPYSDMVDAARRSGMRTLREAAVRKLAQGLTAFDEVVRMTTL, from the coding sequence TTGGTACAGCCAGCGAACGGCGCGGGTGGCACTTCTCCGAAGAGCCGAGGCGACTTCACGACGTTGTTCGTCCTGGAGGCGCTCGTCGCCCAGGGGCTGCTACAGCCCCAGCAAGCCCAGGAGGTGCTCTCCCGGGAGTCCGCCGCGCGCGCCCGCGTCCTCAAGGCGCGAGGGGCCTCCGGCGGCAAGGAGGCCGCGCGCTACGACGTGTCTCCGGTGGAGGTCGTGGCCGCCTTCCAGGTGCCACTGGCCAACGGGCGGGGCTTGCTGGACGAGGACCGCGTCACCGAGGCCGCCGCGCGCGCCGCGGGCATGGCCTACCGGAAGATCGACCCGCTGAAGCTCGACATGGCGTTGGCCACGCGGACCGTCTCCCGGCCCTACGCGCAGAAGCACGTGCTGCTCCCCTTGGAGCGGACCCCGCAGGGGCGGCTCCTGGTGGCGGTGGCCAATCCCTTCGACCGGGAGCTCTTCGAGAGCTTCCACCGCCTCACGGGCCTGCCCGTGGAGCCCGTCCTCAGCGCCAAGGCGGACATCCTCAAGTCCATCAGCGACATCTACGGCTTCAAGACGACGCTGGCGCGCGCCGCGGACGACTTCACCGCGGCGGGCGGCACCCAGGTCGCCAACTTCGAGCAGCTCGTCTCGCTCAGCGGCACCCAGGAGCTGGAGGCGTCGGACCGGCCGGTGGTGCAGGCCGTGGACTACCTGCTGCGCTACGCGTTCGACAACCGCGCGTCCGATATCCACATCGAACCCAAGCGCGCCACCAGCGTGGTGCGCCTGCGCATCGACGGCGTCCTGCACCCGGTGCACACGCTGCCGGCACCGGTGCATGCGCCCATCGTCTCGCGCGTGAAGATGCTGGCGCGCATCGACATCTCCGAGCGCCGCAAGCCGCAGGACGGCCGCATCAAGACGGAGCGCGAGGGCCGCGAAGTCGAGCTCCGCGTGTCCACGCTGCCCACCGCGTTCGGAGAGAAGGTCGTCATCCGTATCTTCGACCCGGAGACGCTGGTGCAGGACATCGCCCAGTTGGGCTTCGATGAGGACGAGAAGAGCGCCTTCGAGTCGTGGATTGACCAGCCCCACGGCCTCATCCTCGTCACCGGCCCCACGGGCAGCGGCAAGACGACGACGTTGTACTCGGCGCTCAAGGCGCTCGCGGGGCCCGACGTCAACGTCACCACCATCGAAGACCCCATCGAAATGGTGTGGGACGCCTTCAACCAGGTGCAGGTGCAGCCCAAGGTGGGGCTCGACTTCGCCGGGGCGCTGCGCCACATCCTGCGCCAGGACCCGGACGTCATCATGGTGGGCGAGATTCGCGACCCGGAGACGGCGGAGAACGCGATTCAGTCCGCGCTCACCGGCCACCTCGTCCTGTCCACGCTGCACACCAACGACGCGCTGGGCGCGGTGGCGCGCATGCGGGACTTGGGCGTGCCGTCCTTCCTCCTCGCGCAGAGCCTGCTGGGCGTCATGGCCCAGCGCCTGCTGCGCCGCGTGTGCAGTCACTGCGCGCAGGAGACGTCGCTGACGCCCGACGAACTCCTGGCCCTCAACGCGCCCCTGCCGCTGCTGCCCGGGGGCGTGCGCCTGCTCAAGGGCTCCGGCTGCGTGCGTTGCCGGGGCACCGGCTTCGTGGGCCGCACGGGCGTCTTCGAAATCGTCAGCGCCGCGGGCGAGCTGAGGGACCTCATCGCCCGCGAGGCGCCGTACTCGGACATGGTGGACGCGGCCCGCCGCTCCGGCATGCGCACGCTGCGCGAGGCGGCGGTGCGCAAGCTCGCGCAGGGGCTCACCGCCTTCGACGAGGTGGTGCGGATGACGACCCTCTGA
- the hemA gene encoding glutamyl-tRNA reductase: protein MELICIGLSHRTAPLNVRERLALPEPRQMDVLQRLAQAPMEALWVSTCNRVEVYLSAPSVDLARQRVLTELESLGGVEALEHLYEHQGEAALVHLFRVACSLDSMVLGEAQILGQVKDAFERGQGAGAVRGELMRACSAAFSCAKRVRTETAIGRAATSMAAAAVQLASKVFDGLAGKTVLVVGAGEMGELAARHLKHAGASKLFITNRTLSRAEALAADVGGQAKPFEELFSLVAAADVVVCSTASPVPLFTRDNVGALGRGRRGRPLFMVDLAVPRDIDPAVGTLDWVHAYDVDDIQKFVADNAAARAEEAQKAGVLVAQEVARFVKERALREGTPVLARLRQRAEAIARTEVERTLGALGDGLNDKQRKSIEAMGRAIVNKLLHEPTARLRAVGPEGEGNRLAGAAAELFGLLEDEVGAAAAAPSVMAPQIQVATGGK, encoded by the coding sequence ATGGAGCTCATCTGTATTGGCCTGTCCCATCGGACGGCGCCCCTCAACGTCCGCGAGCGGCTGGCCCTGCCGGAGCCGCGGCAGATGGACGTGCTCCAGCGGCTGGCGCAGGCCCCCATGGAAGCGCTGTGGGTGTCCACGTGCAACCGCGTGGAGGTGTACCTGAGCGCGCCTAGCGTGGACCTGGCGCGGCAACGCGTGTTGACGGAGCTGGAGTCGCTGGGCGGGGTGGAGGCGCTGGAGCACCTCTATGAGCACCAAGGCGAGGCGGCGCTGGTGCACCTGTTCCGCGTGGCGTGCAGCCTGGACTCCATGGTGCTGGGCGAGGCGCAGATTCTGGGACAGGTGAAGGACGCCTTCGAGCGCGGGCAGGGCGCGGGCGCGGTGCGCGGTGAGCTGATGCGCGCCTGCTCGGCCGCGTTCAGTTGCGCCAAGCGCGTGCGCACGGAGACGGCCATTGGCCGCGCGGCCACGTCCATGGCGGCGGCGGCGGTGCAGCTCGCCAGCAAGGTGTTCGACGGGCTCGCGGGCAAGACGGTGCTGGTGGTGGGCGCGGGGGAGATGGGCGAATTGGCGGCGCGGCACCTGAAGCATGCGGGCGCCTCGAAGCTGTTCATCACCAACCGCACCCTGTCGCGCGCGGAGGCCCTGGCGGCGGACGTGGGCGGGCAGGCGAAGCCGTTCGAGGAGCTGTTCTCGTTGGTGGCGGCGGCGGACGTGGTGGTGTGCAGCACGGCGTCGCCGGTGCCGCTCTTCACGCGGGACAACGTGGGCGCGCTGGGGCGCGGGCGCCGGGGCCGGCCGCTGTTCATGGTGGACCTGGCGGTGCCTCGGGACATCGACCCGGCGGTGGGCACGCTGGACTGGGTGCACGCGTACGACGTGGATGACATCCAGAAGTTCGTCGCGGACAACGCCGCGGCGCGCGCCGAGGAGGCGCAGAAGGCGGGCGTGCTGGTGGCGCAGGAAGTGGCGCGCTTCGTCAAGGAGCGCGCCTTGCGCGAGGGGACGCCGGTGCTGGCGCGGCTGCGTCAGCGCGCGGAGGCCATCGCCCGCACCGAGGTCGAGCGCACGCTGGGCGCGCTGGGCGACGGACTCAACGACAAGCAACGCAAGAGCATCGAGGCCATGGGCCGAGCCATCGTCAACAAGCTGCTGCATGAGCCCACCGCGCGGCTGCGCGCCGTGGGACCCGAGGGGGAGGGCAACCGGCTCGCCGGTGCCGCTGCCGAGCTGTTCGGTCTCCTGGAGGACGAGGTGGGCGCCGCCGCCGCCGCGCCCTCCGTCATGGCCCCGCAGATTCAGGTCGCCACGGGAGGCAAGTGA
- a CDS encoding polyphosphate kinase 2 family protein yields MGEHAEYEKTLKSLQERVFELQTRNYLAGRKAVVVFEGWDASGKGGAIRRLTTLMDPRGYKVWPISAPSEEERRHHYLWRFWRKIPGAGEVCMFDRSWYGRVLVERVEKLAKPAEWRRAYDEINAFEHMLTADGVRMVKFFIHIDKKTQLKRFREREKDPAKRYKLGPEDWRNRSKWKQYEAAIQEMLDRTHRPDAPWHVVPGNDKRYSRLEVLRRCVDLLG; encoded by the coding sequence GTGGGTGAACACGCGGAATATGAGAAGACGCTCAAATCACTGCAGGAGCGTGTCTTCGAGCTGCAGACGCGCAACTACCTGGCAGGGCGGAAGGCCGTCGTTGTCTTCGAGGGCTGGGATGCCTCCGGGAAGGGTGGCGCCATTCGAAGGCTCACGACGTTGATGGACCCACGTGGTTACAAAGTGTGGCCCATCTCCGCGCCGTCGGAGGAGGAGCGCCGGCACCACTACCTGTGGCGCTTCTGGCGCAAGATTCCGGGAGCCGGCGAGGTCTGCATGTTCGACCGGAGCTGGTACGGGCGGGTGCTCGTGGAGCGGGTGGAGAAGCTGGCGAAGCCGGCGGAGTGGCGGCGCGCGTACGATGAAATCAACGCTTTTGAACACATGCTCACCGCGGACGGTGTGCGGATGGTGAAGTTCTTCATCCACATCGACAAAAAAACGCAGCTCAAGCGGTTTCGCGAGCGCGAGAAGGACCCGGCCAAGCGCTACAAGCTGGGGCCCGAGGATTGGCGCAACCGGTCGAAGTGGAAGCAGTACGAGGCGGCCATCCAGGAGATGCTGGACCGCACGCACCGGCCCGACGCGCCGTGGCACGTGGTGCCGGGCAATGACAAGCGGTACTCGCGGCTGGAGGTGCTGCGCCGCTGCGTGGACCTGCTGGGGTGA
- the trxA gene encoding thioredoxin — MASADVTNIGDGDFKQQVLDSQEPVLVDFWATWCAPCRAIAPSIEALASQYKGQMKFAKLNIDENQDTPQEYGIRSIPTLLVFKGGKVVEQIVGAVPKTRIEDAVKKALT, encoded by the coding sequence ATGGCAAGCGCTGACGTGACGAACATCGGAGATGGCGACTTCAAGCAGCAGGTCCTGGACTCCCAGGAGCCCGTGCTGGTGGACTTCTGGGCGACGTGGTGCGCGCCGTGCCGCGCCATCGCGCCCTCCATCGAGGCGCTGGCCTCGCAGTACAAGGGCCAGATGAAGTTCGCCAAGCTCAACATCGACGAGAACCAGGACACGCCGCAGGAGTACGGCATCCGCTCCATCCCCACCCTGCTCGTCTTCAAGGGCGGCAAGGTCGTGGAGCAGATTGTCGGCGCGGTCCCCAAGACCCGCATCGAGGACGCCGTCAAGAAGGCGCTGACCTAG
- a CDS encoding cytochrome C assembly family protein yields MSHTLVSLACHAYGIAAVVYLAYLVRQSEALATAGRVLVGGGLALHGVALFELLGVQSGRPVGLAQGFSALAFLLLAIFLFLDVRYRRPVIGAFLTPLALAALLPGLLLQGGQAPLPPGVRQPLLPLHITLALMGLAAFAVAAGVGVMYVLMERQVRAKRFGLLFSRLPSLEFLDTLNRRLVVWGFLALSITLATGAFFVGSAPGPWTVDGKTLATLVAWAVFAALLMARTFAGWRGRRVAFLTMAGFCLVMVSFLSSYDVPSPAAAALRMP; encoded by the coding sequence ATGAGCCACACGCTCGTTTCGCTCGCCTGCCACGCTTACGGCATCGCCGCCGTGGTGTATCTCGCCTACCTGGTCCGCCAATCCGAGGCGCTGGCCACGGCCGGGCGCGTGCTGGTGGGCGGAGGGTTGGCGCTGCACGGCGTGGCCCTCTTCGAACTGCTCGGCGTCCAGAGCGGCCGGCCGGTGGGCCTGGCCCAGGGTTTCTCCGCGCTCGCCTTCCTGCTGCTGGCCATCTTCCTCTTCCTGGACGTGCGCTACCGCCGCCCCGTCATTGGCGCGTTCCTCACGCCCCTGGCCCTGGCGGCGCTGCTGCCCGGGCTGTTGTTGCAGGGCGGGCAGGCGCCGCTGCCCCCGGGCGTGCGTCAGCCGCTCCTGCCGTTGCACATCACGCTGGCGCTGATGGGGCTGGCCGCGTTCGCCGTGGCCGCCGGTGTGGGCGTCATGTACGTGCTCATGGAGCGGCAGGTGCGGGCCAAGCGCTTCGGACTGCTCTTCTCCCGGCTGCCGTCCCTGGAGTTCCTGGACACGCTGAACCGCCGGTTGGTGGTGTGGGGCTTCCTGGCGCTGTCCATCACCCTGGCCACCGGGGCCTTCTTCGTGGGCTCCGCGCCGGGCCCGTGGACGGTGGATGGCAAGACGCTGGCCACGCTGGTGGCCTGGGCCGTCTTCGCCGCGCTGCTGATGGCGCGCACCTTCGCCGGGTGGCGCGGGCGCCGCGTGGCCTTCCTCACCATGGCGGGCTTCTGCCTGGTGATGGTGTCCTTCTTGTCCTCGTATGACGTGCCTTCGCCCGCGGCGGCGGCCCTGAGGATGCCGTGA
- a CDS encoding bifunctional metallophosphatase/5'-nucleotidase translates to MRRLLLGLSCALASASCMPVLEGQDYNLEGQEVRLTLLHTSDIHSRLIPYDFSPLKTDIDLGTVPEAGPFGGATRMGALLKRERAQGERVLHVDSGDCFQGAPIFNLNMGEVEFKFLSQARLDAAVVGNHEFDAGLRNFTLMAQQHATFPLLAANYFWDDWRTNGNHQTALEVEPYTIRNVKGLRVAIIGMANISSLNSIVEGGNSLQVTPLEQNEVARAYVDLLRPVTDLIVLVSHLGLHEDQDVIQGYEAYYEYARVKAYVQRQKEPWQVLEWFGPEGNDKSVVRVRIPGVVGVDAIMGGHLHVVLNPPQLLTDPSGRKVVLAHSGAFAKYVGRLELVVKMPEVLGTGEGGEIVSQDFRVFPLDALWCDDAMRRFRHDSSVFWAEGDFLRDDRVRQAIQACKNQEDRMTTHLLQPYILGMDFNLQLTSIFSYAPRDVQRRNNSTGGDSPLGNIAADSMRKRRRVEAEMSLTNSLGIRDNLYAGVVTQESMFNVFPFENTINIMYLSGKEMQELFDFVTERSAERGCVSQAQISGARFTMDCAQVQVNDLQISCNPSLNGTDCPNQERQGHAPWQCLVDQSSSSTSGRCYAHPGTDIQINGKPLDTTGTYKIAVNDYIAKGGSGFNVLKRNTTRIETGISLRDSLIGYMQGFCTCDDILAGRETSKAGLYCGNLINGRWTVNEQVVGACRAAANFKESLNTQVGSCTCKDLLAFPADAAERCGVPGLTNEDIQNQCNVPDGPYTGRCSCRDVLAGNNPICGSVTNQLRNFCENPTSVSIADAVEDSRIGRRVK, encoded by the coding sequence ATGCGTCGCCTCCTGCTCGGCCTCAGCTGCGCCCTGGCCTCTGCTTCGTGCATGCCGGTGCTGGAAGGCCAGGATTACAACCTCGAGGGGCAGGAGGTGCGTCTGACGCTCCTTCATACCTCGGACATCCACTCACGCCTCATCCCCTACGATTTCTCTCCGTTGAAGACGGACATCGATCTGGGGACCGTTCCTGAAGCCGGCCCGTTCGGTGGCGCCACGCGCATGGGCGCGCTGCTCAAGCGCGAGCGCGCCCAGGGCGAGCGGGTGCTGCACGTGGACTCGGGCGACTGCTTCCAGGGCGCGCCCATCTTCAACCTCAACATGGGCGAGGTGGAGTTCAAGTTCCTCTCGCAGGCGCGGCTGGACGCGGCGGTCGTGGGCAACCACGAGTTCGACGCGGGCCTGCGCAACTTCACGCTCATGGCCCAGCAGCACGCGACGTTCCCGCTGCTGGCGGCCAACTACTTCTGGGACGACTGGCGCACCAACGGCAACCACCAGACGGCCCTCGAAGTGGAGCCCTACACCATCCGCAACGTGAAGGGCCTGCGGGTCGCCATCATCGGCATGGCGAACATCTCCTCGCTCAACTCCATCGTCGAAGGCGGCAACAGCCTCCAGGTGACGCCGCTGGAGCAGAACGAGGTGGCGCGCGCCTACGTGGACCTGCTGCGCCCCGTCACGGACCTCATCGTGCTGGTGAGCCACCTGGGCCTCCATGAGGACCAGGACGTCATCCAGGGCTACGAGGCCTATTACGAGTACGCCCGCGTCAAGGCGTACGTGCAGCGCCAGAAGGAGCCCTGGCAGGTGCTGGAGTGGTTCGGCCCCGAAGGCAACGACAAGTCCGTGGTGCGCGTGCGCATCCCCGGCGTGGTGGGCGTGGACGCCATCATGGGTGGCCACCTCCACGTCGTGCTCAACCCGCCGCAGCTCCTCACCGACCCCTCGGGCCGCAAGGTGGTGCTCGCGCACTCCGGCGCCTTCGCCAAGTACGTGGGCCGGCTGGAGCTGGTCGTGAAGATGCCGGAGGTGCTCGGCACCGGCGAGGGCGGCGAAATCGTCAGCCAGGACTTCCGCGTGTTCCCGCTGGACGCGCTGTGGTGCGACGACGCCATGCGCCGCTTCCGCCACGACTCCAGCGTGTTCTGGGCGGAGGGTGACTTCCTCCGGGACGACCGGGTCCGCCAGGCCATCCAGGCGTGCAAGAACCAGGAGGACCGGATGACCACCCATCTGCTCCAGCCGTACATCCTGGGCATGGACTTCAACCTGCAGTTGACGTCCATCTTCTCCTACGCGCCGCGCGACGTGCAGCGCCGCAACAACTCCACGGGCGGTGACTCGCCGCTGGGCAACATCGCCGCGGACTCCATGCGCAAGCGCCGCCGCGTCGAGGCGGAGATGTCCCTCACCAACTCGCTGGGCATCCGCGACAACCTGTACGCCGGCGTGGTGACGCAGGAGTCGATGTTCAACGTGTTCCCGTTCGAGAACACCATCAACATCATGTACCTCTCCGGCAAGGAGATGCAGGAGCTCTTCGACTTCGTCACCGAGCGCTCCGCCGAGCGTGGCTGCGTGAGCCAGGCGCAGATCTCCGGCGCCCGCTTCACCATGGACTGCGCCCAGGTGCAGGTGAACGACCTGCAGATCTCCTGTAACCCGTCGCTCAACGGCACGGACTGCCCCAACCAGGAGCGTCAGGGCCACGCGCCGTGGCAGTGCCTGGTGGACCAGAGCAGCTCCTCCACCTCGGGCCGCTGCTACGCGCACCCCGGCACCGACATCCAGATCAACGGCAAGCCGCTGGACACCACCGGCACGTACAAGATCGCCGTCAACGACTACATCGCCAAGGGCGGCTCGGGCTTCAACGTCCTGAAGCGCAACACCACCCGCATCGAGACGGGCATCTCGCTGCGTGACTCGCTCATCGGCTACATGCAGGGCTTCTGCACCTGCGACGACATCCTCGCGGGCCGGGAGACGTCGAAGGCGGGCCTCTACTGCGGCAACCTCATCAACGGCCGCTGGACGGTGAACGAGCAGGTGGTGGGCGCCTGCCGCGCCGCCGCCAACTTCAAGGAATCGCTGAACACGCAGGTCGGAAGCTGCACCTGCAAGGACCTGCTGGCGTTCCCCGCGGATGCGGCCGAGCGCTGCGGCGTGCCGGGCCTGACGAATGAAGACATCCAGAACCAGTGCAATGTCCCGGACGGCCCGTACACCGGCCGCTGTAGCTGCCGCGACGTGCTGGCGGGCAACAACCCCATTTGCGGCTCGGTGACGAACCAGCTGCGGAACTTCTGTGAGAACCCCACCTCCGTGTCCATCGCGGACGCGGTGGAGGATTCCCGCATCGGCCGGAGGGTGAAGTAA
- the hemC gene encoding hydroxymethylbilane synthase, producing the protein MMSRVRIATRQSPLALWQARHVGALLASHHPGLDVSLVEMTTEGDRFLSAPLSAVGGKGLFVKEIEQALLDGRADIAVHSLKDMTSVFPEGLMLAAVPEREDPRDAFCGLNGVTLDALPQGARVGTSSLRRSCILRERRPDVEIVSIRGNVQTRLARTREQGLAGALLAYAGLKRLGLEDVITQVLPPEVSLPAVGQGVLAIQCRTEDARVRELLAPLEHPTTRIAVTAERALLAKLEGGCTVPLAGHATVSGDAVFVRGLVGRPDGTRVVRGEVRGPVSQAHALGEALADELLSRGAADILRDFARRTGARES; encoded by the coding sequence GTGATGTCGCGCGTGCGCATCGCCACCCGGCAGAGTCCCCTGGCCCTGTGGCAGGCGCGCCACGTGGGCGCGCTGCTGGCTTCGCATCATCCCGGGCTCGACGTGTCCCTGGTGGAGATGACCACCGAGGGGGACCGCTTCCTGTCCGCGCCGCTGTCCGCGGTGGGCGGCAAGGGCCTGTTCGTGAAGGAAATCGAGCAGGCGCTGCTCGACGGCCGCGCCGACATCGCGGTGCACAGCCTCAAGGACATGACGTCGGTGTTCCCGGAAGGGTTGATGCTGGCGGCGGTGCCGGAGCGCGAGGACCCGCGCGATGCTTTCTGCGGTCTGAACGGGGTGACGCTGGACGCGCTCCCCCAGGGCGCGCGCGTGGGCACGTCGTCGCTGCGCCGAAGCTGCATCCTGCGGGAGCGCCGGCCCGACGTGGAGATTGTCAGCATTCGCGGCAACGTGCAGACGCGGCTCGCGAGGACGCGGGAGCAGGGCCTGGCGGGCGCGTTGCTGGCGTACGCGGGGCTGAAGCGGCTGGGGCTCGAGGACGTCATCACGCAGGTGTTGCCGCCCGAGGTGAGCCTGCCCGCGGTGGGGCAGGGCGTGCTGGCCATCCAGTGCCGGACGGAGGATGCCCGCGTGCGCGAGCTGCTGGCGCCGCTGGAGCACCCGACGACGCGCATCGCCGTCACCGCCGAGCGCGCGTTGCTCGCGAAGCTGGAGGGTGGCTGCACGGTGCCGCTGGCGGGGCATGCGACGGTGTCCGGGGACGCGGTGTTCGTGCGCGGACTCGTGGGCCGTCCGGATGGCACACGGGTGGTGCGGGGCGAGGTCCGCGGCCCGGTGTCGCAGGCCCATGCGCTGGGCGAGGCCCTGGCGGACGAGCTGCTGTCGCGTGGGGCGGCGGACATCTTGCGTGATTTCGCACGCCGCACGGGCGCGCGGGAGTCCTAG
- a CDS encoding MFS transporter yields the protein MSSLPPWLAQFLPILILLGAIGLVLARLPKVELGHSEAFKRRRLFNWFPLGMTYAFLYMGRYNLNVATSAMGDRTSNADFGTIFAWGTAVYGAAFLLNGPLTDRLGGRKTILMSAAGSSLANVAMGAVVYAVLTQNWTPPGGLVSTLSFLYAVNMYFQSFGAVSIVKVNAAWFHVRERGLLGGVFGILISLGIYFAYDWSRLIVKAAPTYWVFFVPAAILAVFLIVDFFVIRDTPSHAGHQDFDTADASSGDTGPQLGVLAVLKKMLSNRAIIIILCIEFCSGFMRNAIMQWYPKFAKATGIGESFVAANWGMLLCVAGITGGMFAGVISDRVFDSRRGPVSAVLYAGMSLGAVVSVFVLENAFLGWTVIFMSLCVIGVHGMLSGTASMDFGGKKNAGLAVGIIDGAVYAGTALQSVLLGSILPTGEEGKLAANWSNWPYAMLPLSFLGLLLATRVWNARPQAKSTPIPATLPVPPAAPANRTGTGG from the coding sequence ATGTCGTCGCTGCCCCCCTGGCTGGCCCAGTTCCTGCCCATTCTCATCCTCCTGGGGGCCATTGGCCTCGTCCTCGCGCGCCTGCCCAAGGTGGAACTGGGACACTCGGAGGCCTTCAAGCGCCGCCGGCTCTTCAACTGGTTCCCGCTGGGCATGACGTACGCGTTCCTCTACATGGGGCGCTACAACCTCAACGTGGCCACCAGCGCCATGGGGGACCGCACCTCCAACGCGGACTTCGGCACCATCTTCGCGTGGGGCACCGCCGTCTACGGCGCGGCGTTCCTCCTCAATGGCCCGCTGACGGACAGGCTCGGTGGCCGGAAGACCATCCTGATGTCGGCCGCGGGCTCGTCGCTGGCGAACGTCGCCATGGGCGCGGTGGTGTACGCGGTGCTGACGCAGAACTGGACGCCCCCGGGCGGCCTGGTGTCGACGCTGTCCTTCCTCTACGCCGTGAACATGTACTTCCAGAGCTTCGGCGCGGTCTCCATCGTCAAGGTGAACGCGGCGTGGTTCCACGTGCGCGAGCGCGGCCTCTTGGGCGGCGTGTTCGGCATCCTCATCTCGCTGGGCATCTACTTCGCCTACGACTGGAGCCGGCTCATCGTGAAGGCGGCGCCCACGTACTGGGTGTTCTTCGTGCCGGCGGCCATCCTCGCCGTGTTCCTCATCGTCGACTTCTTCGTCATCCGCGACACGCCCAGCCACGCGGGCCACCAGGACTTCGACACCGCGGACGCGTCCTCCGGGGACACGGGGCCTCAGCTCGGCGTGCTGGCGGTGCTCAAGAAGATGCTGAGCAACCGCGCCATCATCATCATCCTCTGCATCGAGTTCTGCAGCGGCTTCATGCGCAACGCCATCATGCAGTGGTACCCCAAGTTCGCGAAGGCGACGGGCATTGGCGAGTCCTTCGTCGCGGCCAACTGGGGCATGCTGCTGTGTGTCGCGGGCATCACCGGCGGCATGTTCGCGGGCGTCATCAGCGACCGCGTCTTCGACTCGCGCCGCGGCCCCGTGTCCGCCGTGCTCTATGCGGGCATGTCGCTGGGCGCCGTGGTCTCCGTCTTCGTGCTGGAGAACGCCTTCCTGGGCTGGACGGTCATCTTCATGTCCCTGTGCGTCATCGGCGTGCACGGCATGCTGTCCGGCACCGCGAGCATGGACTTCGGCGGCAAGAAGAACGCGGGCCTCGCGGTGGGCATCATCGACGGCGCCGTGTACGCCGGCACCGCGCTGCAGTCCGTCCTGCTGGGTTCCATCCTGCCGACGGGGGAAGAGGGCAAGCTCGCCGCCAACTGGAGCAACTGGCCCTACGCGATGCTGCCGCTGTCCTTCCTGGGCCTGCTGCTCGCCACGCGCGTGTGGAACGCCCGTCCGCAGGCGAAGTCCACGCCCATCCCCGCGACGCTCCCGGTTCCCCCCGCGGCGCCCGCGAACCGGACCGGCACCGGAGGGTGA